The Lacerta agilis isolate rLacAgi1 chromosome 5, rLacAgi1.pri, whole genome shotgun sequence genome has a segment encoding these proteins:
- the DAW1 gene encoding dynein assembly factor with WDR repeat domains 1 — MKLKRFLLRYYPPGIILEYVQGGEVKTKSIDLLDLSAATDVEALVADIRKAEPLITASRKDQVVHLILRLQEKLGQQVDHKFYLFKVLRAHILPLTNVAFNKSGSCFITGSYDRTCKLWDTASGEELRSLEGHRNVVYAIAFNNPYGDKIATGSFDKTCKLWSVDTGKCYYTFRGHTAEIVCLSFNLQSTLVATGSMDTTAKLWDIQTGEEVVRLTGHSAEIIALSFNTTGDRIITGSFDHTVAVWDVGTGRRMHTLIGHRAEISSAQFNWDCTLIITGSMDKTCMLWNALTGKRVATLTGHDDEVLDVCFDYTGQRIATASADGSARVYDAETKKCISKLEGHGGEISKICFNPQGSRILTASSDKTARLWEPQTGQCIQILEGHTDEIFSCAFNYKGNIIITGSKDNTCRIWR; from the exons ATGAAGCTGAAGCGGTTCTTGCTAAGATATTACCCGCCGG GCATTATTTTGGAATATGTTCAAGGTGGGGAAGTGAAAACCAAATCTATAGATTTACTGGATCTCAGTGCTGC TACAGATGTAGAAGCCTTAGTAGCAGATATAAGAAAAGCAGAACCTCTCATCACAGCATCACGTAAAGACCAGGTTGTACATTTAATACTGCGACTACAAGAGAAGCTAGGACAACAGGTGGACCACAAATTCTATCTTTTTAAG GTACTCCGGGCTCATATATTGCCACTGACTAATGTTGCCTTTAACAAATCAGGTTCTTG TTTTATCACTGGAAGCTATGACAGAACATGCAAACTTTGGGACACTGCTTCAGGAGAAGAGTTACGTTCTCTGGAAGGACATAGGAATGTGGTCTATGCAATTGCTTTCAATAATCCGTATGG TGACAAGATTGCGACTGGATCATTTGACAAGACCTGCAAATTATGGAGTGTAGACACAGGAAAGTGCTATTACACCTTTAGGGGACACACAGCAGAAATA GTTTGCTTGTCATTTAATCTTCAAAGTACATTGGTTGCTACTGGAAGTATGGATACCACAGCTAAATTATGGGACATACAGACTGGAGAAGAAGTAGTCAGATTAACA GGGCACTCTGCAGAGATTATTGCATTATCATTTAATACTACAGGAGACAGAATCATCACCGGTTCCTTTGACCATACAGTTGCAGTGTGGGATGTTGGCACGGGCAG GAGGATGCATACTTTAATAGGCCATCGTGCGGAAATAAGTAGTGCACAGTTCAACTGGGACTGCACTCTTATAATCACTGGATCAATGGACAAAACATGCATG TTGTGGAACGCGCTGACTGGCAAGCGTGTGGCAACATTAACAGGCCACGATGATGAAGTATTAGACGTTTGCTTTGATTACACTGGCCAGCGTATTGCAACTGCCTCAGCTGATG GATCAGCAAGAGTTTATGAcgcagaaacaaaaaaatgtatatcTAAACTTGAAGGCCACGGAGGAGAAATTTCAAAG atctgTTTCAATCCTCAAGGCAGTCGCATTCTTACAGCCAGCTCAGATAAGACAGCTCGGCTTTGGGAGCCTCAGACAGGACAATGCATTCAAATACTAGAAGGCCACACTGATGAAATATTTTCGTGTGCTTTCAATTACAAGGGCAATATAATCATTACAG GTAGCAAGGATAATACATGTAGGATATGGCGCTAA